A section of the Thermodesulfobacteriota bacterium genome encodes:
- a CDS encoding methylenetetrahydrofolate reductase — translation MKSGSNLEKLLKAGHFAFTGEVGPPRGANVEAVRKKASHLKGTVDSVNITDNQTAMVRMSSWAASLILLSEGLEPNFQMVCRDRNRLAMQSDILGASAHGIRNMLCLSGDHQQFGDHPQAKGVFDIDSMQLIGMVKKMRDDGKFLGGADIDSPPKIFIGAAANPFADPFEWRVHRLAKKVNAGADFIQTQCIYNMEKMREWIKQANDMGLTEKVYILAGVTPMKGLGMARYMKNNVPGMDVPDEIIDRLKGVDKKKQADEGIKIACEQIEEFKEMKGVSGVHLMAIEWEHKVPEIAERAKVLPRPKV, via the coding sequence ATGAAATCAGGAAGTAATCTTGAGAAATTGTTAAAAGCCGGACATTTTGCCTTTACCGGTGAAGTGGGTCCGCCTCGTGGAGCAAACGTTGAGGCGGTCAGGAAAAAGGCGAGTCACTTAAAGGGAACGGTTGATTCTGTTAATATTACGGATAATCAAACCGCCATGGTGCGAATGTCCAGCTGGGCAGCATCACTCATTCTCTTGTCTGAGGGTCTTGAGCCTAATTTCCAAATGGTATGTAGAGACCGAAACCGTCTGGCCATGCAAAGTGACATATTGGGTGCCAGTGCCCACGGAATTAGAAATATGCTTTGCCTTTCGGGGGACCATCAGCAATTCGGAGACCATCCCCAGGCCAAGGGCGTGTTTGACATAGACTCCATGCAACTTATCGGTATGGTAAAAAAGATGCGGGATGATGGGAAATTTTTAGGCGGAGCCGATATTGATTCCCCACCGAAAATATTTATCGGCGCTGCGGCAAATCCCTTTGCTGACCCCTTCGAATGGCGGGTTCACCGTCTGGCGAAAAAGGTAAATGCGGGAGCTGATTTTATCCAGACCCAATGTATTTATAATATGGAAAAGATGCGGGAATGGATTAAACAGGCAAACGATATGGGGCTTACGGAAAAGGTTTATATTCTTGCCGGTGTCACACCCATGAAGGGTCTTGGTATGGCAAGATATATGAAAAATAATGTTCCCGGTATGGATGTGCCTGATGAAATCATCGACCGGCTGAAGGGCGTTGATAAGAAGAAACAGGCGGATGAGGGTATAAAAATAGCCTGTGAGCAAATAGAAGAATTCAAAGAGATGAAAGGGGTGTCAGGGGTTCATCTCATGGCGATTGAATGGGAACACAAGGTACCGGAAATAGCGGAACGGGCAAAAGTGTTGCCCAGGCCAAAGGTATAG
- a CDS encoding FAD-dependent oxidoreductase: MSTANKKVMVVGGGIAGLTAAWELSQIDINVELIEKTCFLGGYAIQFCCKATDECMACGACSVEDMLCNVVNEPKIKVHLATEVEKINKNGKFSVSLKRSSPPTDLPDGGLTKGYSKNNSPLFVVVDKSRCEDIPDGAVEFKDIELTNQIDDVDAVILASGFNPFDAEIKGTYGYHKFNNVVTGLDLEHIVRENGDLVRPSDGKEPHAVAFIQCVGSRDENLGNLWCSQVCCPYALRMAQQLKYKNPESDITIFYMDIQNTGKNFPIFYEKCKSDMRFVRNIPVDIYPIEEDKLQMRYMSDDGGLPVKEVFDMVVLSIGIMPGSDNAKFSELLGIDLNQDGFFACKDKFNRTSTSKDGIFIAGTVQGPKTIAASMAHATQAAGEVMKYLGVN, translated from the coding sequence TTGAGTACAGCAAATAAAAAAGTGATGGTCGTTGGGGGAGGGATTGCCGGCCTGACTGCCGCCTGGGAGTTGTCACAAATCGATATTAATGTGGAACTTATAGAAAAGACATGCTTTTTAGGTGGATATGCGATCCAGTTCTGCTGCAAAGCCACGGATGAATGTATGGCATGTGGGGCATGCTCGGTAGAAGATATGCTTTGCAACGTGGTAAATGAGCCTAAAATCAAGGTGCATCTTGCAACAGAAGTTGAAAAAATTAATAAAAACGGTAAATTTTCAGTAAGCTTGAAAAGAAGTTCTCCACCAACCGATCTGCCGGATGGTGGGCTTACAAAGGGGTATTCAAAGAATAATTCTCCTTTGTTTGTGGTTGTTGACAAAAGCCGTTGCGAGGATATTCCTGATGGCGCTGTAGAATTCAAAGATATCGAGCTGACCAACCAAATAGATGATGTAGATGCAGTCATCCTTGCCAGCGGTTTTAATCCATTTGATGCTGAAATAAAAGGAACATACGGTTATCACAAGTTCAACAATGTTGTGACCGGACTGGACCTGGAACACATCGTGAGAGAAAACGGAGATTTGGTGAGGCCTTCTGACGGCAAAGAACCCCATGCGGTCGCCTTTATTCAATGTGTGGGGAGCAGGGACGAAAATCTGGGAAATTTATGGTGTTCACAGGTATGCTGTCCATATGCGTTGCGAATGGCTCAACAACTAAAATATAAAAATCCTGAGTCTGATATCACCATATTTTATATGGATATCCAGAATACCGGTAAAAACTTTCCAATATTTTATGAAAAATGCAAATCAGACATGCGTTTTGTACGAAACATACCGGTGGATATTTATCCCATTGAAGAAGACAAATTGCAGATGCGATATATGAGTGATGATGGCGGTCTTCCTGTTAAAGAGGTATTCGACATGGTTGTTCTGTCCATCGGAATAATGCCTGGTTCAGATAATGCTAAATTTTCAGAACTACTTGGCATCGATCTCAATCAAGATGGTTTTTTTGCCTGTAAGGATAAGTTTAACCGAACCTCAACCTCGAAGGACGGCATTTTTATCGCGGGGACCGTGCAAGGTCCAAAGACCATTGCCGCTTCCATGGCCCACGCCACCCAAGCGGCCGGTGAGGTTATGAAATATTTGGGGGTAAACTAA
- a CDS encoding hydrogenase iron-sulfur subunit → MTDTTNVDMEEININTGVLVIGGGMPGLKAACEIAASGYRVSLVEKESDIGFQGKTNSLFSLNNNELDRLKILVEQVQNNNQIDVFTQTQIKDVTGVTGDFNVTLSKGNELKEKRVGAIVIATDFSVEPLHEKYGLSLSKNVLTQSQMEELLAPDNKSGRKKLENKTVAFVVGFAQEGYPLVMERVMRSVLTIEKTKGCSAYVYAGDLKVASDGLELIYKDTRDNGATYFKLKEAPDIEPDGKKISFYDNVLRRDMELSPDLLVVEEAVCADQSNEGLAELLRIDVGPFDFLQKDNVHLFPVCSNREGIFVVGATREVQDLPLIWTDVENVALKVKNLLGDGKRLLPKEKAVVDTGRCVFCLTCYRCCPHGAIYWDENNKAVISKMACQACGICASECPMDAIQIGGFEDDEIKGQIQNFAESANNEPNIIAFCCQNSAFEAGRMAEAFNMPLPAGLKIIKVPCAGKVDIDYILSAFVNGADGVLVMTCHNGNCKSEQGNIFANMRVGEVHSMLKETGFDNDRLKYITLASNMGQDFSSAVIDMERKIKELGLSPLRN, encoded by the coding sequence ATGACAGATACGACAAATGTGGATATGGAAGAAATAAATATAAACACCGGGGTTCTGGTTATTGGCGGCGGCATGCCGGGTTTAAAGGCCGCCTGCGAAATTGCCGCTTCAGGGTATCGGGTTAGCCTGGTTGAAAAGGAATCCGACATTGGATTTCAAGGGAAAACAAACAGCCTGTTCAGTTTAAACAATAATGAACTCGACAGGTTAAAAATACTTGTCGAACAGGTGCAAAACAATAATCAGATCGATGTTTTTACCCAGACACAGATCAAAGACGTCACCGGCGTTACCGGTGATTTTAATGTCACTCTGTCAAAGGGAAATGAACTTAAAGAAAAAAGAGTGGGAGCCATAGTCATTGCCACCGATTTTTCTGTCGAGCCTTTGCATGAAAAGTATGGGCTTTCCCTTTCCAAAAATGTGCTTACCCAATCGCAGATGGAGGAATTACTCGCTCCTGATAATAAATCAGGCAGGAAAAAACTGGAAAATAAAACGGTTGCTTTTGTCGTGGGCTTTGCCCAGGAAGGGTATCCCCTTGTTATGGAAAGGGTGATGCGCAGCGTTTTAACCATTGAAAAAACCAAGGGTTGCAGTGCGTATGTTTATGCAGGTGATTTAAAGGTTGCTTCTGACGGTCTTGAATTGATATATAAAGATACCCGAGACAATGGCGCCACCTATTTTAAACTAAAAGAAGCACCGGATATTGAACCGGATGGCAAAAAGATTTCATTCTACGACAATGTATTAAGGCGTGATATGGAGCTATCACCCGATCTTCTAGTGGTTGAGGAGGCCGTTTGCGCGGATCAAAGTAATGAAGGGCTTGCTGAACTATTGCGAATCGATGTCGGACCGTTTGATTTTTTACAAAAAGATAACGTTCATCTTTTTCCGGTCTGTTCAAACAGAGAAGGCATTTTCGTGGTGGGTGCCACCCGGGAAGTACAGGATTTGCCATTAATATGGACAGATGTTGAAAATGTAGCGCTTAAGGTAAAAAATCTCCTTGGGGATGGCAAGCGGTTGCTTCCCAAGGAAAAAGCGGTGGTGGATACGGGCCGGTGTGTGTTTTGCCTGACTTGCTACCGGTGTTGTCCCCACGGTGCCATTTACTGGGATGAAAATAATAAAGCCGTCATATCTAAAATGGCCTGTCAGGCATGTGGAATCTGCGCCAGTGAATGCCCCATGGATGCGATACAAATAGGCGGCTTTGAAGACGATGAAATTAAAGGCCAGATTCAAAATTTTGCTGAATCGGCAAATAATGAACCAAATATCATTGCGTTTTGTTGTCAGAATTCCGCTTTTGAGGCTGGCAGAATGGCTGAAGCATTCAACATGCCGCTCCCAGCAGGACTTAAGATAATTAAGGTTCCATGTGCGGGAAAGGTGGATATTGATTATATTTTGTCCGCTTTTGTCAATGGAGCAGACGGTGTTCTGGTCATGACCTGCCATAATGGAAATTGCAAATCCGAACAGGGAAATATATTTGCCAACATGCGGGTGGGTGAGGTTCACAGCATGTTGAAAGAGACAGGTTTTGACAACGACAGGCTAAAATATATCACTTTGGCTTCCAACATGGGACAGGATTTTTCTTCAGCTGTGATTGATATGGAAAGAAAAATCAAAGAATTAGGGTTAAGCCCTTTAAGAAATTAA
- a CDS encoding methylenetetrahydrofolate reductase C-terminal domain-containing protein gives MIVAERKPLEEIKILLKDYKKVLTVGCGTCVAVCLAGGEKEVGVLNAELKIARKMENNPIELGAATLERQCDMEFLAELDGAVGEYDALLSMACGAGIQFLAERFPEVPVFPAVNTTFIGVNKDVGWYEERCRGCGTCVLGMTAGICPVTMCAKSLFNGPCGGTNKGSCEINKDQPCAWFQIYERLEKQGRLNNILEISPPNDWRNQTPRTVIQPSYKERYQP, from the coding sequence ATGATTGTTGCTGAAAGAAAGCCCTTGGAAGAAATTAAGATTCTGCTAAAGGACTATAAAAAAGTGTTAACTGTGGGTTGCGGAACATGTGTTGCCGTTTGTCTTGCAGGTGGCGAAAAAGAGGTGGGGGTCTTAAATGCCGAACTTAAGATCGCACGAAAAATGGAAAATAATCCCATTGAGCTTGGAGCGGCAACTTTGGAACGGCAATGTGACATGGAATTTTTAGCTGAACTGGACGGGGCAGTGGGCGAATATGATGCCTTGTTGTCTATGGCATGCGGCGCAGGAATCCAGTTTCTTGCGGAAAGATTTCCTGAAGTGCCGGTTTTCCCGGCTGTAAATACCACTTTTATCGGTGTGAATAAAGATGTGGGATGGTATGAAGAAAGATGCCGTGGATGCGGAACCTGTGTACTGGGAATGACTGCCGGCATATGTCCGGTAACCATGTGTGCAAAAAGTCTTTTCAATGGACCCTGCGGCGGAACCAATAAGGGCAGTTGTGAAATCAATAAAGATCAACCGTGCGCATGGTTTCAAATATATGAAAGATTGGAAAAACAGGGGCGCCTAAACAATATTCTTGAGATCAGTCCGCCGAATGACTGGCGAAACCAGACACCTCGAACGGTTATCCAACCGTCATATAAAGAACGCTACCAGCCATAA